From a single Pseudobutyrivibrio xylanivorans genomic region:
- a CDS encoding RNA polymerase sigma factor, whose product MDYSIKLEDSFSIKDFFLKLYYAVINNIKSDSIDRAELNSIAEQILKDYGNDILRFAYSYLHNMEDSEEIVQETLIQYLKTAPSFENEAHKKSWCMTVAANLAKNKIKYNRIRQTDELMEELVAEEREDLSFLWQAVKELPENYSEVIHLYYYEGYSTADVAKLLEMKESTVRSNLKRGREKLKEILKEAYDFE is encoded by the coding sequence ATGGATTACAGTATTAAACTTGAAGACAGCTTCAGCATCAAAGACTTCTTTCTAAAACTCTATTATGCTGTCATCAATAATATAAAAAGTGACTCCATAGATAGGGCTGAACTGAACTCTATTGCTGAGCAAATTTTGAAGGACTATGGCAATGACATTCTTCGTTTTGCCTACTCCTACCTTCACAATATGGAAGATAGCGAGGAAATTGTGCAGGAAACTCTGATTCAATATCTGAAAACAGCACCTTCCTTCGAAAATGAGGCCCACAAAAAAAGCTGGTGCATGACGGTTGCTGCAAATCTTGCAAAAAACAAAATCAAATACAACCGCATTCGCCAGACTGATGAGCTAATGGAAGAATTAGTTGCCGAGGAACGTGAAGATTTATCCTTCCTGTGGCAGGCAGTAAAAGAGCTTCCTGAAAACTATAGCGAGGTAATTCACCTCTACTACTATGAGGGCTATTCCACCGCTGACGTTGCAAAGCTCTTAGAAATGAAGGAATCTACAGTCCGTTCAAACTTAAAACGTGGTCGTGAGAAGCTCAAAGAAATTCTAAAGGAGGCGTATGATTTTGAGTAA
- a CDS encoding ATP-binding protein, with product MIKRKIYSKILDWKNSTNGTKALLIEGARRIGKSTVAEEIGKNEYKSYILIDFNKASKKIFNLFDNLNELDVFFQTISLEYNTRLYNRESLIIFDEIQKYPKAREAIKYLVADGRYDYIETGSLISIKENVEGITIPSEERKLKMYPVDFEEFMVYMGEELLIEYIRDCYNKREPLDQSQHNKAMHLFKEYMLVGGMPQSVVAFKKNARDFYAADVEKRDILNLYRDDIRKAARKYNSRVSAIFENIPGYLSTHEKKIVLSEIEPGATFDRYDEPLFWLDDSMICNLCYKCNDPNVGLALNKNESAVKCYMGDTGLLVSLAFAENEITEEKVFANIMDGKLSLNEGMLYENVIAQIIASKGKKLYFYTRYSEEKHRNDIEIDFLISNDSKTNYKVNPIEVKSSKNYSALSIGKFVDIFKRKVDNPMIVHPKNLVEVDGILRIPSYMFALCDV from the coding sequence ATGATTAAACGTAAGATATACAGTAAAATACTTGATTGGAAAAATTCAACCAATGGAACAAAAGCTCTTTTAATCGAAGGGGCTCGTCGAATTGGAAAATCAACGGTGGCTGAAGAAATAGGGAAGAATGAGTATAAATCATATATCCTTATAGACTTCAATAAAGCTAGCAAGAAGATATTCAATTTATTTGATAATTTAAATGAACTGGATGTGTTCTTTCAAACTATTTCATTGGAATACAATACACGTCTGTATAATCGCGAGTCTTTGATAATATTTGACGAAATACAGAAGTATCCAAAGGCAAGGGAAGCTATTAAATACTTGGTAGCAGATGGTAGATATGATTATATTGAGACCGGTTCTTTAATCTCTATTAAGGAAAATGTTGAAGGAATAACAATTCCATCAGAAGAACGTAAGCTTAAAATGTATCCAGTTGATTTTGAGGAATTCATGGTATACATGGGCGAAGAGCTTCTAATTGAGTACATACGTGATTGTTATAATAAAAGAGAGCCACTAGATCAAAGCCAGCACAATAAAGCAATGCATCTTTTTAAAGAATATATGCTTGTTGGCGGAATGCCACAATCCGTTGTCGCTTTTAAAAAAAATGCAAGGGACTTCTATGCTGCCGATGTTGAAAAACGTGACATTCTCAATTTGTATAGAGATGACATACGAAAAGCTGCGAGAAAATATAATTCTAGAGTGTCGGCCATATTTGAAAATATTCCAGGCTATCTTTCTACTCATGAAAAGAAAATCGTTTTAAGTGAAATCGAGCCAGGAGCCACATTTGATAGATATGATGAGCCACTATTTTGGCTTGATGATTCTATGATATGTAATCTGTGTTACAAATGTAATGATCCTAACGTTGGATTAGCTTTGAATAAAAACGAATCCGCAGTTAAATGTTACATGGGTGATACAGGCTTACTTGTGAGTTTGGCTTTTGCTGAGAATGAAATAACGGAAGAAAAAGTTTTTGCCAATATTATGGACGGGAAGCTATCATTAAATGAGGGGATGCTTTATGAAAATGTTATTGCTCAAATTATAGCGTCAAAGGGCAAAAAATTGTATTTCTATACTAGGTACAGTGAAGAAAAACATAGAAATGATATTGAAATAGATTTCTTAATTTCAAATGATAGTAAAACTAATTACAAAGTTAATCCTATTGAGGTTAAATCTTCAAAGAATTACAGTGCCCTGTCTATAGGAAAATTTGTTGATATTTTCAAGCGAAAAGTTGATAATCCAATGATTGTGCATCCGAAGAACTTAGTAGAAGTTGACGGAATTCTAAGAATTCCATCGTACATGTTCGCACTGTGTGATGTATAA
- the thrC gene encoding threonine synthase, translating to MAVNYVSTRDANKATITASQAILKGLADDGGLFVPTSIPKLDVPVEKLAEMSYQEVAYEVLKLFLTDFTEEELKHCINSAYDSKFDTEEIAPLVYADGAYYLELFHGATIAFKDMALSILPHLMITSARKNNIKNDIVILTATSGDTGKAALAGFADVEGTRIVVFYPKNGVSAIQERQMVTQKGDNTHVVGIKGNFDQAQTGVKEMFNDKALAAELDAAGFQFSSANSINIGRLVPQIAYYVYAYSKLLGEEKIASGETINVVVPTGNFGNILAAYYAKNMGLPIEKLICASNENKVLYDFFTTGEYDKNREFILTNSPSMDILISSNLERLIYHIAGDDATKNSELMESLKSTGKYEITADMKAKLDCFYGNYASEKETGDTIKALYDETGYIIDTHTGVAASVYNKYKKETGDDKTTVIASTASPFKFTRAVMGAIDSAYEKEEDFVLVDKLSELGQVKVPNAIEEIRTAPVKHDTVVEVSEMCAEVKRFLGI from the coding sequence ATGGCAGTAAATTATGTTAGTACAAGAGATGCAAACAAGGCTACAATCACAGCGTCACAGGCTATTTTGAAGGGCCTTGCAGATGATGGTGGATTGTTCGTTCCTACATCTATTCCAAAGCTTGATGTTCCAGTTGAGAAGCTCGCGGAAATGTCATATCAGGAAGTTGCTTATGAAGTACTTAAGCTTTTTCTTACAGATTTTACAGAGGAAGAGTTGAAGCATTGTATTAATAGTGCATATGACAGTAAGTTTGATACAGAGGAAATTGCACCACTTGTATATGCTGATGGAGCATATTATCTTGAGCTTTTCCACGGCGCAACAATTGCATTTAAGGATATGGCACTTTCTATTTTGCCACATCTTATGATTACTTCCGCTCGTAAAAATAATATTAAGAATGATATCGTAATTCTTACTGCAACATCAGGTGATACTGGTAAGGCTGCACTTGCAGGATTTGCTGATGTTGAAGGTACAAGAATTGTTGTCTTCTATCCAAAGAATGGTGTTTCAGCAATTCAGGAGCGCCAGATGGTTACACAGAAGGGTGATAACACACATGTTGTTGGAATTAAGGGCAATTTTGATCAGGCCCAGACTGGTGTTAAGGAGATGTTCAATGACAAAGCTCTTGCAGCAGAGTTAGATGCAGCAGGCTTCCAGTTCTCATCTGCAAACTCTATTAATATTGGCCGTCTTGTTCCACAGATTGCCTACTACGTATATGCGTATTCAAAGCTTTTAGGTGAAGAGAAGATTGCCAGTGGAGAAACAATTAACGTGGTAGTCCCTACAGGAAACTTTGGAAATATTCTTGCTGCTTATTATGCAAAGAACATGGGACTTCCTATTGAGAAGCTTATCTGTGCTTCAAACGAGAATAAGGTCCTTTACGACTTTTTCACTACAGGTGAATATGATAAGAACCGTGAGTTTATCCTTACAAATTCTCCTTCAATGGACATACTTATTTCAAGCAACCTTGAGCGTTTGATTTATCATATCGCAGGTGATGATGCTACAAAGAACAGCGAGCTCATGGAAAGTCTCAAGTCTACTGGAAAATATGAAATTACAGCTGACATGAAAGCTAAGCTTGATTGCTTCTATGGAAACTATGCTTCTGAAAAGGAGACTGGTGATACTATTAAGGCTCTTTATGATGAGACAGGCTATATCATTGATACACATACAGGTGTTGCAGCTAGCGTATACAACAAGTACAAGAAAGAGACTGGGGATGACAAGACTACAGTTATTGCATCCACAGCCAGCCCATTTAAGTTTACACGTGCGGTAATGGGAGCAATTGACTCTGCTTATGAGAAGGAAGAGGATTTCGTGCTTGTGGATAAGCTCTCGGAGCTTGGTCAGGTGAAGGTACCTAACGCAATCGAGGAGATTAGGACTGCGCCTGTAAAGCATGATACTGTAGTAGAAGTATCTGAAATGTGTGCAGAAGTTAAAAGATTCTTAGGAATATAA
- a CDS encoding AAA family ATPase → MRPLKIEFQAFGPYVGHEVVDFKTISEKGLFLICGKTGIGKTMILDAMTFALYGKSSGHGRDDFEAMRCTNADFNTTTFVKFEFENNGYFYVFERRLERRRKNLSPAYNVMKKDEDGVWRPLLENAKEKALNEKAIEIIGLEYEQFRQVIVLPQGQFEKLLTSNSDEKEKILTSIFGEDKWQEIAEKLYKEVEDRKNNLRDIKIKILNSLKEEQCETMAQLKLVISHKENELISLDEENKEADYDNKIKAIQDELVLANRFADLHSAEKRFNELKATEHESKQWEQKVKDSERAEKVRSFICASDNALEQLNSRKESEKNVRADADKARKNAESSTLELEEHLKKEKEVEEKKKIKILYEGKRNDYEALDKISGELKDLEAEEKQAREIEEVAKKIYESFGPVIVNLQEEYSKLNGEHAALLERYLAGITGELAAQLKDGKPCPVCGSISHPKKAVKGDNSVTKEVVDAKKEESENKYDELQKTLEEQSKAKIDLEAKHSCVEKKHVEVASKNVELDKIKKNLVEDLDSLTELNNKIEELDKAIKEFANKKIKLEEKAEKDNISFREANAKIEPAENETKKAELLYKESLESVEDALKEHGFSSEEEAKELLLEETELKELSQKIKEYDTNVNAAKTNFDNLSVELKGKIEPDIQSCNLKLEEITSAKDLYTERRGVINSEIVRLTKKKNMLEADGEGIEEKIREAEEDFAFAKKLRGDSGTGLQRYVLGIMFSSVVAAANQMLEMVHGGRYRLYRSDEKAQGTNKRGLELKVFDKNSEDHEGRFVSTLSGGEKFLASLALSIGMSTIAQKSGIKIEALFIDEGFGSLDEDSISDAMNVLNSIQEANGLVGIISHVQLLQDRIPTKLRVEEIEKGSHIIQSIG, encoded by the coding sequence TTGAGACCATTAAAAATAGAATTTCAGGCATTTGGACCATATGTTGGTCACGAAGTTGTCGATTTTAAAACTATCTCTGAAAAGGGTTTGTTTTTGATATGTGGAAAGACAGGTATAGGAAAAACAATGATTCTTGATGCTATGACCTTTGCTTTATATGGAAAAAGCAGTGGCCATGGTAGAGATGATTTTGAAGCAATGAGATGTACAAATGCAGATTTTAATACAACTACATTTGTAAAGTTTGAGTTTGAAAATAATGGGTATTTTTATGTATTCGAACGTAGATTAGAGAGAAGAAGGAAGAATCTATCTCCAGCATATAATGTTATGAAGAAGGATGAAGATGGGGTTTGGAGACCACTTCTTGAAAATGCGAAAGAAAAAGCATTAAATGAAAAAGCTATAGAAATTATTGGACTAGAGTATGAACAGTTTAGACAGGTCATTGTTTTGCCACAGGGACAATTTGAGAAGCTTCTTACATCTAATTCTGATGAAAAAGAGAAAATATTAACAAGTATTTTCGGTGAAGATAAATGGCAGGAAATTGCAGAAAAGCTATATAAAGAGGTAGAGGATAGAAAAAATAATCTTAGAGATATAAAAATAAAAATCTTAAATAGTTTAAAAGAAGAACAATGTGAAACAATGGCTCAATTGAAGCTTGTAATTTCACATAAGGAAAATGAGCTTATATCTTTAGATGAGGAAAATAAAGAAGCAGATTATGACAATAAAATAAAAGCTATACAAGACGAGCTTGTGTTAGCAAATCGCTTTGCAGACTTACATTCGGCTGAGAAACGTTTTAATGAATTAAAAGCGACTGAACATGAAAGTAAGCAATGGGAACAAAAAGTTAAGGATTCTGAACGAGCCGAGAAAGTACGTTCATTTATATGCGCATCAGATAATGCTTTAGAACAGCTAAATAGTAGAAAAGAATCCGAAAAAAATGTGAGAGCGGATGCTGACAAAGCAAGAAAAAATGCCGAGTCTTCAACTTTGGAATTAGAAGAACATCTTAAAAAAGAAAAAGAAGTAGAAGAGAAGAAAAAAATAAAAATTCTGTATGAAGGCAAGCGTAATGATTATGAGGCATTAGATAAGATTTCAGGAGAACTTAAGGATTTAGAGGCGGAAGAAAAACAAGCTAGAGAAATAGAGGAAGTAGCAAAAAAAATTTATGAATCTTTTGGCCCTGTAATAGTAAATTTGCAAGAGGAATACTCTAAGTTAAATGGTGAACATGCTGCTCTTCTGGAAAGATATCTTGCTGGGATTACAGGCGAACTCGCAGCACAATTAAAAGATGGAAAACCATGTCCTGTATGTGGAAGCATTTCACACCCTAAGAAAGCTGTAAAAGGGGATAATAGTGTCACAAAAGAAGTTGTTGATGCCAAAAAGGAGGAATCTGAAAATAAATATGATGAACTCCAGAAAACATTAGAAGAGCAATCAAAAGCAAAAATTGATCTAGAGGCTAAACACTCATGTGTAGAAAAAAAGCATGTTGAGGTTGCTTCAAAAAATGTTGAACTTGACAAAATCAAGAAAAATCTTGTAGAGGATTTAGATTCATTAACAGAACTTAATAATAAAATTGAAGAATTAGATAAGGCTATTAAGGAATTCGCAAATAAAAAGATTAAGTTAGAAGAAAAAGCAGAAAAAGATAATATTTCTTTCAGGGAAGCAAATGCTAAAATTGAGCCTGCAGAAAATGAGACTAAAAAAGCAGAGTTGCTATATAAAGAATCATTAGAATCTGTAGAGGATGCCTTGAAGGAACATGGCTTTAGCTCCGAGGAGGAGGCCAAGGAGTTGCTTCTTGAAGAAACTGAATTAAAAGAGTTAAGTCAGAAAATCAAAGAATACGATACCAATGTTAATGCGGCAAAGACTAATTTTGATAATCTTTCAGTAGAGCTTAAAGGAAAGATAGAACCCGATATACAATCTTGCAATTTAAAATTAGAAGAGATAACTAGTGCTAAGGATTTATATACAGAAAGAAGAGGAGTAATTAATAGCGAAATAGTAAGACTTACAAAAAAGAAGAATATGCTTGAAGCTGATGGTGAAGGTATTGAAGAAAAAATACGCGAAGCCGAGGAGGATTTTGCTTTTGCTAAAAAGCTGAGAGGTGATTCGGGAACTGGTCTTCAAAGATATGTCCTTGGAATTATGTTTTCTTCTGTGGTTGCTGCTGCAAATCAAATGCTTGAAATGGTACATGGAGGAAGATATAGGCTTTATAGATCTGATGAAAAGGCTCAAGGAACTAATAAACGTGGACTAGAGCTTAAGGTTTTTGACAAGAATAGTGAGGATCATGAAGGAAGATTTGTGAGTACACTTTCAGGTGGAGAAAAGTTTTTAGCTTCTCTTGCGTTGTCGATTGGTATGTCTACTATAGCTCAAAAAAGTGGTATCAAGATAGAAGCATTATTTATTGATGAAGGGTTTGGTTCATTGGATGAGGATTCTATTAGTGATGCTATGAATGTATTAAATAGCATTCAAGAAGCAAATGGACTTGTAGGCATAATTTCTCATGTACAGCTTTTACAGGATAGAATTCCAACAAAGCTTAGAGTAGAAGAAATTGAAAAAGGTAGTCATATTATCCAGTCGATAGGATAG
- a CDS encoding DarT1-associated NADAR antitoxin family protein encodes MANRPVYISLAEKPFYKIANTEFEFFSGFSIQQKQRSIKSLHDAFLLSCPNNKVLEVSRKSPLQIGNKLSAFNLKYRMNGKYYPVECLFQGSKVFENGKVYQDLYERQPGEAKKDERLKNSGRIVGFKLDNTDFESEPKDFFYNWLYINALNNDENIGKELLEYDSFTDIEFNPKKSINCQAIAVAIYVGLVKSNNLEEALKSPEEFRKVVYGLDNTKKDYQQMNLFDFM; translated from the coding sequence ATGGCTAATAGACCAGTATATATTTCGTTAGCAGAAAAACCTTTTTATAAAATTGCTAATACTGAATTTGAATTTTTTAGTGGGTTTTCTATCCAACAAAAACAAAGATCAATTAAAAGTTTACACGATGCATTTTTATTGTCGTGTCCTAATAATAAAGTCCTAGAGGTTTCACGTAAAAGTCCACTACAGATAGGAAATAAACTTAGTGCGTTTAATCTCAAATATAGAATGAATGGTAAATACTATCCTGTTGAGTGTTTATTTCAAGGAAGCAAAGTATTTGAGAATGGAAAAGTGTATCAAGATTTATATGAACGACAGCCTGGTGAAGCAAAGAAAGATGAACGTCTAAAGAATAGTGGCCGAATAGTAGGATTTAAGTTAGATAATACAGATTTTGAATCAGAACCTAAAGATTTTTTCTATAATTGGTTGTATATTAATGCGTTAAATAATGATGAGAATATTGGTAAAGAATTATTGGAATACGATAGTTTTACTGATATTGAGTTTAATCCTAAGAAATCAATAAATTGTCAGGCTATCGCTGTAGCAATTTATGTAGGTTTGGTAAAATCTAATAATTTGGAGGAAGCATTAAAGTCACCTGAGGAATTTAGAAAAGTAGTTTATGGATTAGATAATACTAAAAAGGACTATCAACAGATGAATTTGTTTGATTTTATGTAA
- a CDS encoding DarT ssDNA thymidine ADP-ribosyltransferase family protein: MEIADKQFVAELLLEETVYHKKYGEGVVCDVIIDDQRLDISFQDCDKLFKVDAIENGFLRLVSNTYYAKLEEYKNRQKKEEYALEYLKAIYAEAQEKKRKYDQKIKEELRVQDRKKILQEMAKRNIKYFVHFTSLRNLDSIISQGLMSRKNILNKGIDADFNDNSRLDNHLDAISFSLSSIDGPLNYVFSQKYPDRQWVVLYFNAEKIVSSKDVAFFPGNAANHELRVIPWEDLTGYNALCNLLEYTMGPDSNVTITQTEIMVKDLVEADYIEKIKFYNKQLLDEYRTIYPEMEDVFGYIPAR; encoded by the coding sequence ATGGAGATAGCAGACAAGCAGTTTGTTGCTGAATTACTACTTGAGGAGACAGTTTATCATAAGAAATACGGTGAAGGCGTAGTATGTGATGTTATTATAGATGATCAGCGATTAGATATAAGTTTTCAGGATTGTGATAAGCTTTTTAAGGTTGATGCAATAGAAAATGGTTTTCTTAGGCTTGTAAGTAATACATATTATGCAAAGTTGGAAGAATATAAAAACCGACAGAAGAAGGAAGAATATGCACTTGAATATTTAAAAGCAATATACGCTGAGGCTCAAGAGAAAAAAAGAAAATATGATCAAAAAATTAAAGAAGAATTAAGAGTACAAGACCGGAAAAAGATACTACAAGAGATGGCTAAAAGAAATATCAAATATTTTGTTCACTTTACGTCCTTACGGAATTTAGATAGTATTATTTCGCAGGGTTTGATGAGTCGAAAGAATATTTTAAATAAAGGAATAGACGCAGATTTTAATGATAATTCACGTCTAGATAATCATTTAGACGCTATATCATTTTCTTTGTCATCAATTGATGGACCACTTAATTATGTATTTTCTCAGAAGTACCCTGATAGACAATGGGTAGTATTATATTTTAATGCGGAAAAAATTGTATCATCAAAAGACGTTGCATTCTTTCCTGGAAATGCTGCTAACCATGAGTTGCGTGTAATACCCTGGGAGGATTTAACGGGATATAATGCGTTATGTAATTTATTGGAATATACTATGGGACCTGATTCGAATGTGACGATTACGCAAACAGAAATAATGGTTAAAGATTTAGTTGAAGCAGATTATATAGAGAAAATTAAATTCTATAATAAACAATTGTTAGATGAGTACAGAACAATATATCCTGAAATGGAAGACGTTTTTGGATATATTCCGGCAAGATAA
- a CDS encoding Fic family protein codes for MQKYVEKGASKEKIGLRGPMPPGILFAVYDSKTGHPDYIPPEYIDIPNLLDELVEYVNTTDDHPLIIAAVVHYQLVTIHPFEDGNGRTARLLSGYILDINGFGFNGIGSLEEYFAYDIEEYYDSIQMGLPSLYYSGRDNPPHPEIWLNYFLRMVLLSQIWSGKEFVLMSLVNLQRPMKR; via the coding sequence GTGCAGAAATATGTTGAAAAGGGTGCATCAAAAGAGAAAATTGGTCTTAGAGGACCAATGCCACCCGGAATACTTTTTGCAGTATATGATTCGAAAACCGGTCATCCGGATTATATACCTCCAGAATACATTGATATTCCGAATCTGTTAGATGAATTAGTAGAATATGTGAATACAACAGATGATCATCCTCTTATTATTGCTGCGGTTGTTCATTATCAGTTAGTTACTATCCATCCATTTGAAGATGGTAATGGACGAACTGCCAGATTACTGTCAGGTTATATTCTAGATATTAATGGGTTTGGATTTAATGGAATCGGATCTCTTGAGGAGTACTTTGCTTATGACATAGAGGAATACTATGATTCTATTCAGATGGGATTACCTTCACTATACTATTCAGGTAGAGATAATCCACCGCATCCAGAGATTTGGTTAAATTATTTCCTTAGAATGGTTTTGTTGAGCCAAATATGGTCAGGGAAAGAATTCGTTCTTATGAGCTTAGTGAATTTGCAAAGACCCATGAAAAGGTGA
- a CDS encoding J domain-containing protein, whose protein sequence is MNKSQARKILELDGTEDEKEVKKKYRKLMHKNHPDSSGSEDSEAAVKINTAYELIMKSFDGGDKKKSTVKRKPKAKTWNARENKNAYCVRPIFHEVEDFDGNSIGTIEIARGKYVWSKDEEFSLFLKSLYETSKGLIDNARPSLFFEVPDVIKQKYLADITYLLTGQFIDSSLTLKELGVLDVDAYKIDAMVELDVNAIMPKVGTALYPAGVSNHRLYLRNKGGEIIGYLSFKDDRLYYVIIPLLEQKKAQVKMVVADNTLKSKTRKKYVDLDLWIRLLETETSGIESTNLKIDELLEEYAKEGF, encoded by the coding sequence ATGAATAAAAGTCAGGCCCGTAAAATCCTTGAATTGGATGGAACGGAAGATGAAAAGGAAGTAAAAAAGAAATATAGAAAGCTGATGCACAAAAATCATCCTGACAGCAGTGGCTCAGAGGACAGTGAGGCTGCAGTCAAGATTAATACGGCTTATGAGCTTATTATGAAAAGTTTTGATGGTGGAGATAAGAAGAAATCCACTGTTAAAAGAAAGCCTAAGGCCAAGACTTGGAATGCCAGGGAAAATAAGAATGCTTATTGTGTTAGGCCGATTTTTCATGAGGTAGAAGATTTTGATGGCAATAGCATAGGGACTATTGAGATTGCCAGAGGGAAATATGTATGGTCAAAGGATGAGGAGTTTTCTTTATTCCTGAAGAGCTTGTATGAAACAAGTAAGGGACTTATAGATAATGCCAGGCCATCACTTTTCTTTGAGGTACCAGATGTTATCAAGCAAAAGTATCTGGCGGACATCACTTACTTGCTGACAGGGCAGTTTATAGATAGCTCTTTGACTTTGAAGGAGCTTGGTGTTTTAGATGTAGATGCTTATAAGATTGATGCAATGGTGGAGCTTGATGTAAATGCCATTATGCCTAAGGTAGGCACCGCGCTATATCCAGCAGGTGTGTCTAATCATAGACTGTATCTGAGAAATAAGGGTGGAGAAATTATTGGTTATCTCAGTTTTAAAGATGACAGGCTGTACTATGTAATTATTCCACTACTTGAGCAGAAGAAGGCGCAGGTAAAGATGGTGGTCGCTGATAATACTCTGAAATCCAAAACAAGAAAGAAGTACGTGGATTTGGATTTATGGATTAGGCTTTTGGAAACTGAGACTTCAGGAATAGAAAGCACTAATCTTAAAATAGATGAGTTGTTAGAGGAGTATGCTAAGGAAGGCTTTTGA
- a CDS encoding DUF4230 domain-containing protein produces the protein MKKIIILRAVSIICIAASLIILFIFRDSSNVSPKYSDGITVVDPNTIVLSDSGVRVSFSDVILSKRNETRKLVVYEQEAEVSYEIEDRLIEALDWDPTKKHQKVTYKGKGSFIVNLDSLTKNNLIDDKENKILTIKIKHPILDTIEIDPYKIKVDNQTNGLLALGKIKLTVADYNVIEKELKDRLKEAFDNSNNGQKADDLALKAVYDIYNPIVKAVDSDYKLKIEFE, from the coding sequence ATGAAAAAGATTATTATCTTAAGGGCCGTAAGCATTATTTGTATAGCTGCCTCTTTAATTATTCTCTTTATATTTAGAGATAGCAGTAATGTTTCACCTAAATATAGTGATGGTATAACTGTTGTTGATCCGAATACTATAGTTTTGAGTGATAGCGGTGTTAGGGTTTCTTTTTCTGATGTTATATTATCTAAGCGTAATGAAACAAGAAAGCTGGTTGTTTATGAACAGGAAGCTGAGGTTAGCTATGAAATTGAAGATAGATTGATAGAAGCACTTGATTGGGATCCTACAAAAAAACATCAAAAGGTGACCTATAAAGGAAAGGGCAGTTTTATTGTAAATCTTGATTCTTTAACTAAAAACAATCTTATTGACGATAAAGAAAACAAGATTTTGACTATTAAAATAAAGCATCCTATATTAGATACTATTGAGATAGATCCTTATAAAATAAAAGTTGATAATCAGACAAATGGTCTTTTGGCACTAGGGAAAATCAAGTTAACTGTGGCGGATTATAATGTAATTGAAAAGGAGCTAAAGGACAGATTAAAAGAGGCTTTTGATAACTCTAACAATGGACAGAAAGCTGATGATTTAGCATTGAAGGCTGTATATGATATTTACAATCCTATTGTTAAAGCGGTAGATAGTGATTATAAACTGAAAATTGAATTTGAATAA
- a CDS encoding (deoxy)nucleoside triphosphate pyrophosphohydrolase, whose product MKTIKVVAAVICDSIEEKNKIFATARGYGDFKGGWEFPGGKIEAGETPQQALVREIQEELDTLIEVGPFIDTIEYDYPTFHLSMDCFYCEVKEGHLELKEAEAAKWLTRENIDNVPWLPADITLIDKIKVDMR is encoded by the coding sequence ATGAAAACAATTAAAGTCGTTGCAGCAGTTATCTGCGATTCAATTGAAGAGAAGAATAAGATTTTTGCAACCGCAAGAGGATATGGTGATTTTAAAGGTGGCTGGGAGTTTCCTGGTGGCAAGATAGAAGCGGGAGAAACACCTCAGCAAGCTCTTGTAAGAGAGATACAGGAAGAGCTTGATACTCTTATCGAAGTAGGACCATTTATTGATACTATAGAGTATGATTACCCTACATTCCATCTGTCTATGGATTGTTTCTATTGTGAAGTGAAGGAAGGACATTTGGAATTAAAAGAGGCTGAAGCTGCAAAGTGGCTTACAAGAGAAAACATTGATAATGTCCCTTGGCTTCCAGCTGATATTACACTTATTGATAAGATAAAGGTGGATATGCGATAA